The Pan troglodytes isolate AG18354 chromosome 8, NHGRI_mPanTro3-v2.0_pri, whole genome shotgun sequence genome window below encodes:
- the LOC129136169 gene encoding uncharacterized protein LOC129136169, producing the protein MGKWSDRFLKVWEQSYGNLLSLAFILFLFRESAGQPVLNVQEAGGVKERQGRGDRGCGSSFGQRESRCEGRPPEPSWAGRAVRVLGGCGAGWVGAVRLEPRWGAGLAGGGWSRAGEREAAVGCWRALVRCQWAVAPYATRPTPVTVPAPLRGILQPRSPGGGGGGKGGGDVSGAGEGRTAPELDRGRGSPLLLASVPALRRRRFLARSDSPRSSPAPSWVSGRVNPDDPTRRSSILCPLPPTKSLTGEGGATSVLQTFSKARAAGRSLLKAGAPLRRLFARRGFDVLLIYSVCQGIRAVSKSLRLFDAPILNKSFPFDLFNQGEGGLCCYLKVTLHPSCPQIFI; encoded by the exons ATGGGGAAGTGGAGTGACCGATTCCTCAAAGTGTGGGAGCAGAGCTATGGTAACCTCTTGAGCCTGGCCTTCATCCTGTTCCTATTTAGGGAATCCGCAGGGCAGCCAGTGTTGA ATGTCCAAGAGGCCGGGGGAGTCAAAGAACGCCAGGGGCGGGGCGACCGCGGCTGCGGCTCCTCCTTCGGGCAGCGGGAGTCCAGATGCGAGGGACGCCCTCCAGAGCCGAGCTGGGCCGGCCGGGCAGTTAGGGTGCTGGGAGGTTGCGGTGCAGGGTGGGTGGGTGCAGTGAGGCTGGAGCCACGCTGGGGGGCTGGGCTGGCGGGGGGAGGCTGGAGCCGCGCCGGGGAGAGGGAGGCGGCGGTTGGGTGCTGGAGGGCGCTGGTGCGGTGCCAGTGGGCGGTGGCGCCTTACGCCACCCGCCCCACCCCCGTCACCGTGCCCGCCCCACTGCGTGGGATTTTACAACCTAGGTCCccgggtggtggtggtggagggaaGGGCGGCGGGGACGTTTccggggcgggggaggggcgcactgctcCAGAACTGGACCGAGGGCGGGGCTCCCCTCTGCTTCTCGCCTCTGTTCCTGCGCTGAGACGCAGGCGTTTCCTGGCGCGAAGCGACTCGCCCCGGAGCTCCCCTGCACCGTCCTGGGTGTCAGGACGCGTCAACCCAGATGACCCGACCCGGAGATCCTCGATCCTCTGCCCTCTTCCCCCTACCAAGTCCTTAACCGGAGAGGGAGGAGCTACCAGTGTCCTCCAGACGTTCTCCAAAGCCCGAGCTGCCGGGAGAAGCTTGCTCAAGGCGGGTGCGCCCCTCAGACGTTTGTTTGCACGCAGGGGTTTTGACGTTTTGCTAATCTACAGCGTTTGCCAGGGAATCAGGGCTGTTTCGAAGAGCTTGCGTCTATTTGATGCTCCCATCTTGAACAAATCGTTTCCATTCGATTTGTTTAACCAAGGCGAGGGCGGACTATGTTGTTACTTAAAAGTTACCCTTCATCCAAGCTGTCCTCAGATTTTCATCTAA